The Mixophyes fleayi isolate aMixFle1 chromosome 9, aMixFle1.hap1, whole genome shotgun sequence DNA window CACGGCATATGGTGTGCAGAACATTGTCACAGGGGAGGGGAGGTCAGTGACACATGAAATCCCATTGCTGAAATAAAGAATACAAGCGATACTTATATCATGGCTacaaaatatgaaaacatgatCATGTATTTCTACATTCAGCTTCTATCTCTGCAATATTGCTTAGATGACCAAATCCTAAAATGTAATGTAAGAGTAGAAAGAATATTACTGTATGTACTTGACTTCCTGTTAAGAAGAAATCTCAACGTGATAGTTCTGAAGTAATGCCATCATCCTGTGCTTGAAAagttagtaatatatatatatatatatatatatatatatatatatagtaacgcCACTCTGTGTTTGGAAAGTTAGTAGCACAACGGAAGCTGTTGACAGTTAGCCTGTACATATGATAACACGTGGCCTAAAATTCACTGAGAATTGAATCAATGATTTAAAATGATGCTCTAAGTCAGCTTCCCCCAGCTactgaaaacatatatatatatatatatatatatatatatatatataaagacagtGGTCAGCTCTGTACAATTTATCATGTCAGCTGAGGGAAAGAGTTGCACAGAGGCATTGGGGGCCAAGTAATGGCTAATTAAAGCAGTGTTCACATTCACACTTTTAATCAAGCAGGTAGATATCAAATAGCAGGGAACGGATGTGTTAACGAATACTAGGAAATAAAATCTCAGACCTAAGCAGACTTCTCCAGCGTTTGAAGGTCATGTAACTATATGAGCTGTTTGTCACCTGATCAGTCTGTAGCTATGTAATAAACAGGCTCTGCATACTTGTCTGaggctgggtacaccctacagtGTTATCAGACGATTATCggaccaatcaaacgataaacgaacGGTCGGCCTGATATTTCATTGGTGTGTTCACCGCAACGATGAGTGATTATCACACCAAAGAACATcgtatcattttatttgattttataaatggactaaaaatctctataaaggATGGAACGATGTTTgccaaatcctgcagtgtgtatgccctcatgaACAGCAGTGtcggcagatctctatggagtgtgccgagtcacaatcttttcagccgatggttatgacagatgaagagcacagatcatgTAAAAtagtgtaagtgtgtacacaaggatcggctgctgattgggactttttattCCCAGTCGTTGGTTAAATCATTAACTATATCGTATCAGGATACATTGTACAGCTTCATTTATCTTGAAAGTGTTCCACGACAGAATACGCCATCGCCATCACCTAGACATGAGAATGACCTAGAGAGCTGGACTGACCACAAGGCGACCTAAACTCTCACCTAAGATCCAGTAATGGTATAACATGGGGTGCTGTGCTGGCACAGTGGGATCACATGATGAGTGACATCAGATAACCCAGGAAGTGGCCCAGAGCTGCTGTATTGAGGCCAAAGATTTAGGGTGTTTTACGTTTAATCAGTTCCATTGTAAAATAATTCTGAGTATCCACTATGGACTAAGATTGAGACTAATGTATATTTGTGGGCAAATAAGATACATTTTGACCACGTTCAAAGAAGATACCATCTGCATCACATTTATTACTGCGCTTACACTTGTGATTCAGGTGAGCCAACACATTTATTCACGTTGAAATTGACATTCAACATACAGAGGGCACTATATACACCCTTTTTCAATATTTGCCATATTGTTGAAAGTGCATTGGGGGAGTTCTAGTCTAGGGCTCCATTTGGGCATGATATCActgcatattatatactataaccAACTCGGCATTGTACTTACGTCTGTTTTGACATCCACTTTTCCTGGCATCAGATAATGTTCTTCTTGCACAATGGAGCTGGGAAAATACCCCAGCCTGGCTGTATACTCACCATAGTCATCTCCTTGTACCTACAGCGAGACAACACAGCACTGATtagttgttatatatatatatatatatatatatatatatattactatgtagTAGTGCCTCCATACTTACACTGCCCAACCAGAACAGCCGCCCGCGGCCCTTTAACTTGGAGTAAATGTACAGTGTTTGCCCGCGTCTGACGGGGATGAAGCGGCAGTCTGGGGGGCTGTAATCAGACAGTGCCACCGCCATAGAGATGGGATCTGTTCATGGGAAATAAAGTGTTAATCTTATATGTAATAATGGTGCCCTCTCCTGATGTTACAGTGTGCACAGTATATACTACATGATCACATGTACAATTGTACAATCTGCTGCATTCGGGGTATAAGACGAATAAAAAACATGTCTTCAGCGCCTGGGATAGCAGTACAAAGAACTGTACTAGAAACAGGTCAAGACTTCTGTTTCTGGTTCTTTTGTATAAAGAGTTTTATATCATTATAACAAAAGAGTAGCAAAATATCTAAGTATGATACATTTGACATATTGAGCATGAGCAAAAAAGAGATGACTTAATTATGGTTGTTctaacagcatcatcatcatcaccatttatttatatagcgccactgattccgcagcgctgtacagagaactcattcacatcagtccctgccccattggagcttacagtctaaatcccctaacatacacacagagagactagggtcaattttgatagcagccaataaacctactagtatgtttttggagtgtgggaggaaacaggagcacccagaggaaacccacgcaaacacacataGTGATATGATTGTCTTCAAATACTGCGCTATCAAAATATTCAAACTTCTGCAACCAAAGATCTTTCCATTAAGATATTTTATGTGCCGTACACTTACCAATAATTGTAATATCTGTGTCTAATGTGTACGGACCGATCCTTCCACCGGACCCGAGAGTAGAGCGAAAGGTCATCGTTCAGTTTGGAGACAAATATAGGTGGACAAGTCGCATGAAATGTTGCCATTTGGCGCTCAGGTTCAGTGACCGTGTCACTTCCAGCTTGACCAGAGCTTAATATATCAAGATTGAACTTTATCTGCCATCAACATCCTGTTTGTATTTCCTTGGTGTCAGACACACAACACAACACTGTCCTAAAGGTCGGGTTTCCAGTCAAATATTATCTACAGGTTATTAATGGTCAAATAGTTGTTTTCTGAGTGGAAAAAGCAATGACACCTTTAATATTTCTGAAATTAGCAAAGCTGTTTCCATGGgccaaaaatattattattattattattagctttggACAATGAactgccaacatattctgtaatgAGGTACAAACAGGGAGACTGATGGAACATACATtgataacaatgggcctgattcattaaggatcttaacttgagaaacttcttatttcagtctcctggacaaaaccatgttacaatgcaaggggtgcaaattagtattctgttttgcacataagttaaatactgactgttttttaatatagcacacaaatacttggtagcttatttgtacactgaaatttaaagctgatatttgtgtgctacatgaaaaaacagtcagtatttaacttatgtgcaaaacagaatactaatttgcaccccttgcattgtaacatggttttgtccaggagactgaaataagaagtttctcaagttaagatccttaatgaatcaggcccaatatcattattattgtcattgatttgtcAGGTgccacaggacatacataaaacaggacatacacggtagacaaaataaatacagtaatgaaAATAAAGGATAGAGATGAGAGAGCTTGCAGTCTAgtgggaaaagggcacagctgagatAGGAGGAGAGAATGTGATTGTGGGACAATTGTGAGGGtttatcagtgtgagtagtagaCCTGGCAGTAGGGTAGGTTCTAATATAGagttgggttttcaaagagtgtatTGAGATGTGAAGCTGGGGGAGAGTCTGATCAGGTCAGGTAGGGATTTCTATAATTGGGTAGTGGCATGGCAGTGGTCTGGCAACGGGAGTGAGGGGTGATCATTAGAGGTGAGGCGagatgcaggtcagaggtagatctaagaggtctTAATGGAGAGGATCTTGAGATGATATTTGATATGTTTGAAGGAGTGGTGCTTTATGattgctttgtaggtaagggtgagtgatGTAAATTGgaatctggaggacacagggagccaatgcagggatttgcagagtgatgTGACAAATGTAGAGCGGTGATAGAGGAAGCTCAGTTTTGACATTTTGAGACAGATTGAAGTGGGTGAGAGGAATGCCAGATAGAAGGacttgcagtagtccaggcaggagatgataagataacggataagagttttggttgcatcttggttaataaaaaggcatattctagcaatattttgaaggtggaggagagaggactgggagagagactggaggtgatgaataaagcagagggcggagtatAGTGTAATACCAACAACAGGTTTGGGAGGCAATTGCTTAATATGAGAGGGGGAGGAATGGAGCGAAGAtgttaagttctgttttggatgtGTTAAGCTTTAGGTATTGTACAATACAACAATATACATGGAAACAAAAAGAAGACTTTGATGTTAATGCTTATGATATTATTATTGCTTCTATCAACATCTTTGTAAGGAGttagggttatttactaacattgcaaccTTGCACttaaaccacagcaaccaatcagcaattaactTTTATCTGACTACTGCGGGTTAGAAAATGAAACCAaacgtctgattggttgctgtgtgtTTAGTGCAGGTTCGCACTAAACCTGCACTAAAGCAGTTTTTGAACAACCTAGCCCTTAGAGTAGTCTACATTGCTATTATGAGTATTATATTTCTCATCAGCTCTAAAGTACTTACGGCTGCACTCCTCATCCGCACATAGCTTCCTGTCCGCCAACTTGGGCATCTTCCGGCTTCCTCCAACCAGTCCGAGTAGGACACAGAGGACCAGACATGACAGCCCCTGATACATgactgtgtgtctctgctaaccgTGGACACTGGATGCCCAACTGCCCAGCACCAGCACTATCACTTGGAGCTCAGTAACCTGCTTCACGTCACCTCCCCACTTGGTTTTTCTATTTCAAAATGTACAAATTGACAAGTGAGCCAAGAGGGAAGGGAGCATGTGACTGTTAACTGGGAGAAAGAGAATTCTGGCTTATGTGCTGAAAATCTTATTAATGAGCACATTTTTGGCTTATTTGCACTGTAATTAACCTCCTTTCCCGCTGTTTACCTTTCTACAGCCTGGGCTCTGTTCTGTTTGGGCAGATTGTCTCCATTACCGCAGACATGTCAAGTTACTGCTAAGAAAAACATAAGACGATCTTAAGCTGGGGCTCATTATGATGATCATCCTGGGTCACCATGATAATTGATTACAATTTCCTCCTACAGAGGCTCCTGTAGTTAAGCTCATAATATGATAGATTGAGGTTTTTGATGTGACTTAATTACGATAAACTTATGTTGCCCTGGTGCCCCCCATGGGCCTGTTCCCCAAACCAGGCCACCAATACCACAGTATACCATAAAGCTTGTACCTTGTTCTAATTTTGCTTAATATGTTAGATATTAAGgatgttatttttacattaaacagGAATGGGGGTGGGGGTAAAGGACACACAGCACAGCCCAGGGTGATAATTAGAAGTTATCACACTCAGCTTTGTATACCTCTTTCCCCTAGATCTCTTCACTATCACCCAATCACTTCTGATGGCTGCTGTAAAAGCAGACCCTTCATTAGTGTAGAAAGTAGATCTCAATCCTGCTGGATAGTATGAAGAGCCTAGACCAGGTGACTAGTGTAATATGAAGAGCTTAGACCAGGTGACTAGTGTAATATGCAGAGCCCTGGTCAGGTGACTAGTGTAATATGTGGATCCCAGTTCAGGTGGCTAGATTCCAGTTCAGACCTTATCACTCACCTGTCCCACCGGGTTGGGTACGAATTTACGGTCCTTAACAGACCGACACTTAATTTAACAACCAAAAATGACTGATTCTCCACCTGGAAGCCAATAATTACTAGAGACATTTTGGATACTCTATATAACCTATTGTTACTTAaggaactccacccaaaactgtaAATCTAGGATGGTGATCACTAAATTACTATTAAATCCTAAGTTACTTCTGTTTCACTGTTCTCCAGATCTCCCCTGAAGCATCCAATGGTCCTACACTGCTCTTCTATATA harbors:
- the MIA gene encoding melanoma-derived growth regulatory protein, whose protein sequence is MYQGLSCLVLCVLLGLVGGSRKMPKLADRKLCADEECSHPISMAVALSDYSPPDCRFIPVRRGQTLYIYSKLKGRGRLFWLGSVQGDDYGEYTARLGYFPSSIVQEEHYLMPGKVDVKTDQWDFMCH